Genomic window (Vicinamibacterales bacterium):
ATGCTGTCGGACATCGGGCTGCTGCGAAAGGTGGCGTCGAACTAGGACCTCGCACAGGCTGAGGCGCCTGCGAGCGGGCCACCGCCCGCACGACACGCCGGCGGGCGTCGTGCTCATCCGCCGCGCGGTTACGCACGTAAATGTTGCGCCGCACGGCGTACACTGAGACGTGGCCCTCTTCCTCGCGTGGCTGATCGCCCTGGCGGCGGCGCCGCAGACGGCCGTACTCAGAATCACCGTCAGCGTGACTGCCGCCGATGGCAGCACCCACCCGGTGCCGAGGCATGTCCTTCTCATCAGCGACGACCCGGTCACCGCCTCGCCGCAGCGATTCGTCACCAAGGCGGACGGCACGGCGGAAGCGCACCTCAAGCCCGGGAAGTACGTCGTCGAATCCGACAACCCCTACGTGCTCGACGGACAGGCCTACGAATGGTCGCAGCCGGTCAAGGTCGCGGCGACCGGCGAGACGACGCTGGCGTTGACGGCCGCGAACGCGGCGATCGAGGCGGCGAAGCCAGGCGCCGCGCCGACCGTCGCCGCCGTAGAGGAGCGGGTCGAGGGTTCGCTGCTCGCGGACTGGAAGGACAGCATCGTCATCATCTGGACCCCGGCGCGTGTCGGCCGGGGATTTCTGATGGACGCGCGTGGGCTCGTTGTCACCAACCAGCGGCTGATCGAGACAGCCACCACGGTGGAAGTGCAGGTCTCGGCCACGACGAAGGTCGCCGGACGCGTCGTGGCGAACGATCCCAACCGGAACGTCGCCATCATCTGGATCGATCCACGGGCGGTGGCGCCGGCACGGCCGCTGACGCCGGCCTTCTCGCCGCCGGCTGCGCCGCTGGCCGAGCGCGACACGGTCTACGCGATCGAGGCGCCGGCCAGCGGCGCCCGGAGCGTGATCTCGGGCACCGTCGACCGGGTGTCGGCGCACACCGTCTCGTCGGATGTGCCGCTCGGTCGTGACAGCGCCGGCGTGCCGCTCCTGAACGCATCGGGCCGGGTCGTCGCGATCACGACATCGGCTGAAGAGGCCTCGGCGGTGAACGAGATCTCACCGCGCTCGGTTCGGATCGACGACGCGCAAAGCGCGCTGGCGGAGGCCGGAAAGAAGATCGAAGGCGCGGCGCCACCCTCGGCCACGCCGCTGCCCATGGACCCGGATCTGCCCTTCCCGGAGGAGGCGCTGAAGAAGGCCGCCAAGGCGCGCGGTGCCAGCCTCTCGCCGTACCTGGTGGCGGCGTCCGACTTCGAGGTGAATATCATCACCCCGCCGGTGCTCTATGGCTCGCTGCACAAGAGCGACGACGGTGGGCATTTCGACTACGCGCGCGATGACCATGCCCAGGCGCAGGCGGTGCTCAACCCGCTCGACGACTTCGGGACCTGGCGCGAGTACGTGAGCGACGCGCCCCCCGTCGTGTTGATTCGGGTGACGCCGAAATTCGGCGAGAACTTCTGGACGACGGTCGCCCGCGGCGCCGCGCAGACCCAGGGGGTGGCGATTCCGGCGATCAAGCGCCCCAAGGCCGGCTTTGGCGGGCTGCGCCTGTCGTGCGGCGACAAGGAGATCGCGCCGATTCATCCGTTCCGCATCGAGCACCGCCTCGATGGGTCCGCCTCGATCGACGAAGGCTTGTATGCCTTCGACGTCTCGGCGTTTTCGCCGCAATGCGGCCGCGTGTCGATCACCCTGTTCTCCGACAAGCCGTCGGACAAGGGGGACACGCGAACCGTCGATGCGAAGATCGTCCAGCAGGTGTGGGACGACTTCGCACCGTATCGCTGAACGAGTGATCTGCCGCCAGACCGCAGCGCGACCTGAGACCATGCACCTGTCGATTCTCGATCTGTCGCCGATCACCGAAGGGAGCGACGCCGGTACGGCACTGCGCAACTCGCTCGATCTCGCGCAGCATGCCGAGCAGTGGGGATACCGCCGCTTCTGGGTCGCGGAGCACCACAACATGCCGGGGATTGCGAGCGCCGCGACCGCCGTCGTCATCGCTTATCTCGCGGGCGGCACCCGCACGATCCGCGTCGGGTCGGGTGGCGTCATGCTGCCCAACCACGCGCCACTCGTCGTGGCGGAGCAGTTCGGCACGCTCGAGTCGCTCTTCCCAGGGCGGATCGATCTCGGCCTCGGGCGCGCCCCCGGCACCGATCCCAGGACCGCGCAGGCGCTGCGCCGGACGCTCGCCAGCGACCCGGACGCGTTCCCGCAGGACGTGCTCGAGCTGTTGTCCTACTTCCAACCGGAAGACGGGCAGAACCTCCGCGCCGTTCCCGGCGCGGGCGCGTCCGTGCCTATCTATATCCTCGGGTCGAGCCTGTTCGGCGCGCAGGTCGCGGCGGCGCTGGGGCTGCCGTTCGCGTTCGCGTCGCATTTCGCCGCGGCGCAGATGCTGCCGGCGATTCGGATCTACCGCGAACGCTTCACCGCATCGCCGGTCGCGCAGATCGCGCAGCCGTACGTGATGCTCGGCGTCAGCATCGTCGCGGCCGAGACCGACGACGAGGCGCGGTTCCTTGCGTCGTCTGCACGCCAGTCGTTCGCCAGCCTGCGCGCCGGCACGCCGATTCGGCTGCCGCCGCCCAGC
Coding sequences:
- a CDS encoding LLM class flavin-dependent oxidoreductase is translated as MHLSILDLSPITEGSDAGTALRNSLDLAQHAEQWGYRRFWVAEHHNMPGIASAATAVVIAYLAGGTRTIRVGSGGVMLPNHAPLVVAEQFGTLESLFPGRIDLGLGRAPGTDPRTAQALRRTLASDPDAFPQDVLELLSYFQPEDGQNLRAVPGAGASVPIYILGSSLFGAQVAAALGLPFAFASHFAAAQMLPAIRIYRERFTASPVAQIAQPYVMLGVSIVAAETDDEARFLASSARQSFASLRAGTPIRLPPPSREWEKAVVPFDATRIESLPSISIVGSAATIRAGLGAFTALTAPDELIVVSHVHDHGARLRSYEIVANLDARAD
- a CDS encoding S1C family serine protease — translated: MALFLAWLIALAAAPQTAVLRITVSVTAADGSTHPVPRHVLLISDDPVTASPQRFVTKADGTAEAHLKPGKYVVESDNPYVLDGQAYEWSQPVKVAATGETTLALTAANAAIEAAKPGAAPTVAAVEERVEGSLLADWKDSIVIIWTPARVGRGFLMDARGLVVTNQRLIETATTVEVQVSATTKVAGRVVANDPNRNVAIIWIDPRAVAPARPLTPAFSPPAAPLAERDTVYAIEAPASGARSVISGTVDRVSAHTVSSDVPLGRDSAGVPLLNASGRVVAITTSAEEASAVNEISPRSVRIDDAQSALAEAGKKIEGAAPPSATPLPMDPDLPFPEEALKKAAKARGASLSPYLVAASDFEVNIITPPVLYGSLHKSDDGGHFDYARDDHAQAQAVLNPLDDFGTWREYVSDAPPVVLIRVTPKFGENFWTTVARGAAQTQGVAIPAIKRPKAGFGGLRLSCGDKEIAPIHPFRIEHRLDGSASIDEGLYAFDVSAFSPQCGRVSITLFSDKPSDKGDTRTVDAKIVQQVWDDFAPYR